A window of the Hordeum vulgare subsp. vulgare chromosome 5H, MorexV3_pseudomolecules_assembly, whole genome shotgun sequence genome harbors these coding sequences:
- the LOC123397175 gene encoding phenylalanine--tRNA ligase alpha subunit, cytoplasmic, translating to MAAKQPLADVEDGLLAHLNANAEIPDSRSFASSLGVPHKDVEDVIKRLSAFRIVESADITKETWMLTDEAKGYAARGSPEVQLVAAIPPEGASKGVLRETLGDVFDIGMKAAAKNKWIGFEKGNKDLVLRKVEDTKDELQEQLKRLENGEVIADEVINDLKRRKLVTKEKSIWYSLKKGPEFVVKRKTLATDVTREHLKSGDWKDLEFKDYNYGAQGQPIAIGYSQPLLEVREAIQNIFLEMGFTEMPTNMFVESSFWNFDALFQPQQHPARDSHDTFFLKAPATTTQLPVDYLEKVKQVHQSGGYGSKGYGYDWKRDESEKNLLRTHTTAVSARMLYKLAQEKPFAPKRYYSIDRVFRNEAVDRTHLAEFHQIEGLICDYGLTLGDLIGVLEDFFSRLGMSKLRFKPAYNPYTEPSMEIFSYHDGLKKWVEIGNSGMFRPEMLLPMGLPEGVNVIAWGLSLERPTMIMYEIDNIRDLFGPKVDFNVIKNSPICRLGLKRA from the exons ATGGCGGCGAAGCAGCCGTTGGCGGACGTGGAGGACGGGCTCCTCGCCCACCTCAACGCGAACGCCGAGATCCCCGACTCCCGCTCCTTCGCCTCCTCCCTCGGCGTCCCGCACAAGGACGTCGAGGACGTCATCAAGAGGCTCTCCGCCTTCCGCATCGTTGAGAGTGCG GACATCACCAAGGAGACGTGGATGCTCACCGATGAGGCCAAGGGGTATGCCGCGAGGGGCTCCCCCGAGGTGCAGCTCGTCGCGGCCATCCCGCCCGAGGGTGCCTCCAAGGGCGTGCTCAGG GAGACATTGGGGGACGTGTTCGATATTGGAATGAAGGCTGCAGCCAAGAACAAGTGGATTGGATTTGAGAAGGGAAACAAAGACCTCGTACTGAGAAAG GTTGAGGATaccaaggatgagttgcaagagcaGCTTAAAAGACTGGAGAATGGGGAG GTTATTGCTGATGAAGTAATAAATGATTTGAAGAGAAGAAAGCTTGTAACAAAAGA aaaatctatTTGGTATTCACTGAAGAAGGGACCTGAATTTGTTGTAAAGAGAAAAACATTGGCTACTGATGTGACACGAGAACATCTCAAGAG TGGCGACTGGAAGGACCTGGAATTTAAAGATTATAACTATGGAGCTCAAGGACAACCTATTGCGATAGGATATAGTCAACCGTTGTTAGAG GTCCGTGAggcaatccagaacatttttctcGAGATGGG GTTCACTGAGATGCCAACGAACATGTTTGTAGAGAGCAG CTTCTGGAATTTCGATGCACTGTTCCAGCCGCAACAGCATCCTGCTCGTGATTCGCATGATACCTTTTTCCTCAAAG CCCCTGCTACAACAACACAATTACCCGTTGACTATCTTGAGAAAGTAAAGCAAGTACATCAGTCTGGTGGTTATGGCTCCAAAGG ATATGGTTACGACTGGAAGCGAGATGAATCAGAGAAAAACCTGCTTCGTACTCACACAACTGCAGTTTCAGCAAGGATGCTATATAAGCTAGCACAGGAG AAACCTTTTGCTCCTAAGAGATACTATTCTATTGATCGTGTTTTCCGGAATGAAGCTGTGGATCGAACTCATCTTGCAGAATTCCACCAGATAGAAG GTCTTATTTGTGATTATGGTTTGACGCTTGGTGATCTGATAGGTGTATTGGAGGATTTCTTCTCCAGACTAG GCATGTCAAAGCTGCGTTTCAAACCTGCCTACAACCCGTACACTGAACCAAGCATGGAAATTTTCAG CTACCACGATGGTCTGAAGAAATGGGTGGAAATAGGCAACTCAGGCATGTTCAGGCCTGAAATGTTACTTCCCATGGGACTGCCAGAGGGTGTTAATGTTATCGCATGGGGTCTTTCACTTGAAAG GCCAACAATGATTATGTATGAGATTGACAACATACGGGATCTCTTTGGGCCAAAG GTCGACTTCAATGTGATCAAGAACAGTCCGATCTGCCGCTTGGGGCTGAAGCGAGCTTGA